A genomic segment from Deinococcus sp. YIM 77859 encodes:
- a CDS encoding class I SAM-dependent methyltransferase, which produces MNGRSKQNIRVKRPAGGRQPERLGQAEAGTYFDVRPARLPSRLEGLHALTKPGVRGFPEVDPAQALLAWVMGRDRVRGDVLDLTALGGLLASLPGVTLRAVEGSAAALTVLERAGLNPLAAVPGDDLRERWPERARTVALVLAGDRGNAYALAQIAWAQACTPPGGTLYLAGDRDKGFDRYVRIAARAFGRGETVARDGGMRVARLSRFPGPTPASPEPEGYEAFGVRVVGLPGVFSAARPDRATALLLETLNDLELSGQRVLDLGCGTGLIGAWAALRGAQATLVDGDLQSVRSAEATLRANHLLGEVLHSDVDAALGERTFDMILTNPPFHVGRGVVLDVAREFIAAAERRLKPGGTLYLVANEPLPYEPPLRALGELRELRREGGFKVLSATRAGGH; this is translated from the coding sequence GTGAATGGCAGGAGCAAACAGAACATCAGAGTCAAGCGCCCAGCGGGCGGGAGGCAGCCTGAACGGCTGGGCCAAGCGGAGGCCGGGACGTATTTTGACGTGCGCCCCGCGCGGCTGCCTTCCCGGCTGGAGGGCCTACACGCGCTGACCAAACCCGGGGTGCGCGGGTTTCCGGAGGTGGACCCGGCGCAGGCCCTTCTCGCGTGGGTGATGGGCCGGGACCGCGTGCGGGGCGACGTGTTGGACCTCACAGCGCTGGGCGGCCTGCTCGCCAGCCTCCCCGGAGTGACGCTGCGCGCCGTGGAGGGCTCGGCGGCGGCTCTGACGGTGCTGGAGCGAGCTGGCCTCAACCCGCTTGCCGCCGTGCCGGGTGACGACCTGCGGGAGCGCTGGCCCGAGCGGGCCCGTACCGTGGCCCTGGTGTTGGCGGGCGACCGGGGAAACGCCTATGCCCTCGCGCAGATCGCCTGGGCACAGGCCTGCACGCCGCCGGGCGGCACGCTCTATCTCGCCGGAGACCGTGACAAGGGCTTTGACCGCTACGTGCGCATTGCCGCCAGGGCGTTTGGTCGGGGAGAGACGGTCGCCCGCGACGGCGGGATGCGCGTGGCCCGTCTCAGCCGCTTTCCGGGACCCACACCAGCCTCTCCGGAGCCCGAGGGCTATGAGGCGTTCGGCGTGCGGGTGGTGGGCTTGCCCGGCGTCTTCAGCGCCGCGCGCCCCGACAGAGCGACGGCCCTGCTGCTGGAGACGCTGAATGACCTCGAGCTGAGCGGCCAACGCGTCTTGGACCTGGGCTGCGGCACCGGCCTGATCGGGGCTTGGGCCGCTCTCCGGGGCGCGCAGGCCACGCTGGTGGACGGAGACCTTCAAAGTGTTCGCAGTGCCGAAGCGACCCTCAGGGCGAACCACCTGCTCGGAGAAGTCCTGCACAGCGACGTGGACGCGGCACTGGGAGAGCGCACCTTTGACATGATTCTCACCAATCCTCCCTTTCATGTCGGTCGGGGTGTGGTGCTGGATGTGGCGCGTGAATTCATCGCGGCGGCCGAGCGCCGTCTGAAGCCCGGTGGGACGCTGTACCTCGTCGCCAACGAGCCGCTGCCCTACGAGCCGCCCCTGCGTGCCCTGGGAGAGCTGCGTGAGCTGCGGCGTGAGGGGGGCTTCAAGGTGCTGTCGGCGACGCGAGCGGGCGGACACTAG
- a CDS encoding phenylacetate--CoA ligase family protein, with amino-acid sequence MTDTLAPSVHAPPNAPSLLARLRALPLYRKALATVSDDADWRAVPLLTRERLTEAWAAGELAHPRAVRVHLTPHPGGGWLPEYATRADIRAHGRAAAAALARAGIRPEDHVQVAFGYHRFAGGWLMQDGLETLGAKTIPFGPGESEAQLETLRQLGVRVLVSAPSFAQRLGEAGARVDLLIAAGEPLTSVAGRRERVQAALSGETGRCTALDCYATSEAGLIALETPEQNGLRVLTDWVFVEVLDPDTGQPVPDGERGELVVTHLTREAMPLLRFRTGDLTRLERREDGTYLPGGVFGHVGGMLKVKGVKLFPREVAFWLAGHGLDHTEHTLRLWSRSGADRLELTVRGEGPVNLEAMQADFQRRFAVRLDALALDPTHEGRGVIDERT; translated from the coding sequence ATGACCGACACACTCGCACCCTCTGTTCACGCTCCCCCCAACGCCCCCAGCCTCCTCGCCCGGCTGCGTGCCCTGCCCCTGTACCGCAAAGCCCTGGCAACGGTTTCCGACGACGCCGACTGGCGGGCGGTCCCGCTTCTGACCCGTGAACGCCTGACCGAAGCGTGGGCGGCGGGCGAACTGGCTCACCCCCGGGCCGTGCGGGTTCATCTCACCCCCCATCCGGGTGGGGGCTGGCTTCCCGAGTACGCGACGCGAGCGGATATCCGCGCCCACGGGCGAGCGGCGGCGGCGGCCTTGGCGCGGGCGGGCATCCGCCCCGAAGACCACGTTCAGGTGGCCTTTGGCTACCACCGCTTCGCGGGCGGCTGGTTGATGCAAGACGGGTTAGAAACGCTGGGTGCCAAGACGATTCCTTTTGGGCCGGGTGAATCCGAGGCGCAGCTCGAAACCCTGCGGCAGCTGGGTGTACGCGTGCTGGTGAGCGCGCCGAGTTTCGCGCAGCGGCTGGGCGAAGCGGGCGCACGGGTGGACCTCCTGATCGCGGCGGGTGAGCCGCTGACCTCCGTCGCGGGTCGCCGGGAACGGGTGCAGGCTGCCCTGTCGGGTGAAACGGGGCGCTGCACGGCGCTCGACTGCTACGCCACGAGCGAGGCGGGCCTGATCGCCCTGGAAACACCGGAGCAAAACGGTCTGCGCGTCCTCACCGACTGGGTGTTTGTGGAAGTTCTTGACCCCGACACCGGGCAGCCCGTCCCTGACGGCGAGCGCGGCGAACTCGTCGTCACCCACCTGACTCGGGAGGCCATGCCGCTGCTGCGGTTTCGGACCGGAGACCTGACTCGGCTGGAACGGCGGGAGGACGGGACCTACCTGCCGGGCGGCGTGTTCGGTCACGTGGGCGGGATGCTGAAGGTGAAGGGCGTGAAGCTCTTTCCGCGCGAGGTGGCGTTCTGGCTGGCTGGACACGGTCTCGACCACACCGAACACACCCTGCGCCTCTGGTCGCGGAGCGGCGCTGACCGTCTGGAGCTCACCGTTCGCGGCGAGGGGCCCGTCAACCTGGAGGCGATGCAGGCGGACTTTCAGCGCCGGTTTGCCGTCAGGCTCGACGCCCTGGCGCTCGACCCCACGCACGAGGGCCGGGGGGTGATCGACGAGCGGACGTAG
- a CDS encoding ABC transporter ATP-binding protein has protein sequence MTLSSPPPAAASLVGPATADLTVNNVEVVYHDVIQVLRGVSLTVRAGSVTALLGTNGAGKTTTLRAISGLLKPENGKIREGTVTLGQRVLSTLTGSEVVKAGVVQVPEGRRVFKHLSVEENLRAGAILGRGDWRADLERIYTYFPKLRMLRARQAGYTSGGEQQMLAIGRALMAHPKVLLLDEPSLGLAPLLVQEIFENVRRINREEGLSVLVVEQNANIALRHSDYGYVMEGGRIVLEGESAALARNPDVKEFYLGVTEQGQRKSFRNVKSYKRRKRWM, from the coding sequence TTGACCCTCTCTTCCCCCCCGCCCGCCGCCGCTTCGCTCGTCGGGCCAGCGACCGCAGACCTCACGGTGAACAATGTGGAGGTCGTGTATCACGACGTCATTCAGGTGCTGCGCGGCGTGTCGCTGACGGTGCGCGCGGGCAGCGTGACCGCCCTGCTGGGCACGAACGGCGCGGGCAAGACAACCACCCTGCGCGCGATTTCCGGCCTGCTGAAGCCCGAGAACGGCAAGATCCGTGAGGGAACAGTGACCTTGGGCCAGCGGGTTCTGAGCACCCTGACCGGTTCGGAGGTGGTCAAGGCCGGGGTGGTGCAGGTGCCGGAAGGCCGCCGGGTGTTTAAGCATCTCTCCGTCGAGGAGAACCTGCGTGCCGGGGCGATTCTGGGGCGCGGGGACTGGCGAGCGGACCTCGAGCGCATCTACACCTACTTTCCCAAGCTGCGGATGCTGCGCGCGCGGCAAGCCGGCTACACCTCAGGCGGCGAGCAGCAGATGCTGGCCATTGGCCGCGCGCTGATGGCTCATCCCAAGGTCCTGCTGCTCGACGAACCCTCTCTTGGGCTCGCTCCGCTGCTCGTGCAGGAAATTTTCGAGAATGTGCGCCGCATCAACCGCGAGGAGGGCCTGAGTGTTCTCGTCGTCGAGCAGAATGCGAACATCGCTCTGCGCCACAGTGACTACGGCTACGTGATGGAAGGCGGGCGCATCGTGCTGGAAGGGGAAAGCGCGGCGCTTGCCCGCAACCCCGACGTCAAGGAGTTCTACCTGGGCGTCACCGAACAGGGCCAGCGCAAGAGCTTCCGCAACGTGAAAAGCTACAAGCGCCGCAAGCGCTGGATGTGA
- a CDS encoding ABC transporter substrate-binding protein — translation MKKALALSALVALSLAAAQKTVTLAWSGAITGPTSDAGASYAAGVEDYCKYANAQNLLPGVRLNCVVRDDQYNNANTQRNFEDFVGNMNVPVFLSYSTGSNLQLKGVIEETKVPTLPASYHIGLIDPPNNTYMFLPVSSYSENIVALLEYIAKKDRGAKVALVVNPSPFGRDPVVDARKAAQRLGLKIVDVQEVGGNNLDNTAMLRRFESQGVKYVINQNTAGPVANILKDAKRLGLLGKMQFMGAHYTGGEDLTKLAGDAAEDFIWATSYYLYDEGDRPGIQLVKKIGAQYGRKADTIRSVHYTSGMLAAAIAVEALKRAKNDLTAAGLYKGLTSMNGSRAFQPGFTVGPVTFSAKDHVGAESLRLLQADKTGNFKAITGPQRSQMFQLVHPLR, via the coding sequence ATGAAAAAAGCCCTGGCCCTGTCTGCCCTCGTCGCCCTCTCGCTTGCCGCTGCGCAAAAGACAGTCACGCTGGCGTGGTCGGGTGCGATCACCGGCCCCACCTCGGATGCGGGAGCGAGCTATGCGGCGGGTGTGGAGGACTACTGCAAGTACGCCAACGCCCAGAACCTGCTGCCCGGCGTGCGGCTGAACTGCGTGGTGCGCGACGACCAGTACAACAACGCGAACACGCAGCGCAACTTCGAAGACTTCGTGGGCAACATGAACGTGCCCGTTTTCCTGAGTTACAGCACGGGCAGCAACCTCCAACTCAAGGGGGTGATAGAGGAGACAAAGGTTCCTACCCTGCCCGCGAGCTACCACATCGGATTGATCGATCCGCCGAACAACACCTACATGTTCTTGCCGGTGAGCTCCTACAGCGAGAACATCGTGGCGCTGCTGGAGTACATCGCCAAAAAAGACCGCGGCGCGAAGGTGGCGCTGGTGGTCAATCCCAGTCCCTTTGGGCGTGATCCGGTGGTGGACGCCCGCAAGGCTGCGCAGCGCCTGGGCCTGAAGATCGTAGACGTGCAGGAGGTGGGGGGCAACAACCTGGACAACACCGCGATGCTGCGCCGCTTCGAGTCACAGGGCGTGAAGTACGTGATCAACCAGAACACCGCCGGACCGGTGGCGAACATCCTCAAGGACGCCAAGCGGCTGGGTCTGCTGGGCAAGATGCAGTTTATGGGCGCACACTACACGGGCGGCGAGGACCTGACCAAGCTGGCCGGGGACGCCGCCGAGGACTTTATCTGGGCCACGAGCTACTACCTCTACGACGAGGGTGACCGGCCCGGCATCCAGCTCGTGAAGAAGATCGGCGCGCAGTACGGACGCAAGGCCGACACCATTCGCAGCGTGCACTACACGAGCGGCATGCTGGCCGCCGCCATCGCCGTGGAGGCCCTCAAGCGGGCCAAAAATGACCTGACGGCGGCTGGGCTGTACAAGGGCCTGACCAGCATGAACGGCAGCCGCGCCTTTCAACCCGGCTTCACCGTGGGTCCCGTGACCTTTAGCGCCAAGGACCACGTGGGGGCCGAAAGCCTGCGCCTCTTGCAGGCCGACAAGACCGGCAACTTCAAGGCCATCACGGGACCGCAGCGAAGCCAGATGTTCCAGCTTGTACATCCGCTGCGCTAG
- a CDS encoding branched-chain amino acid ABC transporter permease, which translates to MPASRLTQTGNYRTRYTQDQTIFATAAEQLSLIVFVLLLLTLPLLLPKTLLRDVNLIMIYAVAVIGLNVTTGYTGLINIGQAAFMGVGAYATALAATRLNLPFFLAIPLGGVVAALIGTLVGLPSLRLKYLYLAIATLAFQIIFEWTVGHLPVLQQGSAISLPTVQVFGIRDTFLNHNAFWYYIILPVLVLMALLWRNVLRTRHGRALIAVRDNDRAAAAMGIHPGTAKLTAFLLGSFYAGIAGGLFAYFQKAVVIEDYGLHVSVQLLAMAIVGGLGSLPGSFLGPLFIVALDRSMEALSGWLGAQNLFPEGVDVATALRPLAFGLTIMLFLMFEPRGLANWWRLTRLYFKRWPYKF; encoded by the coding sequence ATGCCCGCTTCCCGCTTGACCCAGACCGGCAACTACCGCACGCGGTACACGCAGGACCAGACGATTTTTGCCACCGCGGCCGAACAGCTCTCGCTGATCGTGTTCGTGCTGTTGCTGCTCACCCTCCCGCTGCTGCTCCCCAAGACGCTGCTGCGGGACGTGAACCTGATCATGATCTACGCGGTGGCCGTGATCGGCCTGAATGTCACCACCGGATACACGGGGCTGATCAACATCGGGCAGGCGGCCTTTATGGGGGTGGGCGCGTATGCCACCGCTCTGGCCGCGACCCGGCTGAACCTTCCCTTTTTCCTGGCGATTCCGCTGGGTGGGGTGGTTGCCGCCCTGATCGGCACCCTGGTGGGGCTGCCCAGCCTGCGGCTGAAATACCTCTACCTGGCGATCGCTACGCTCGCTTTCCAGATCATCTTCGAGTGGACGGTGGGGCACCTGCCGGTGTTGCAGCAGGGGAGCGCGATTTCCCTGCCGACCGTGCAGGTGTTTGGTATCCGCGACACCTTTCTCAACCACAACGCGTTCTGGTACTACATCATCCTGCCTGTTCTCGTGCTGATGGCGCTGCTGTGGCGCAACGTCTTGCGGACCAGGCATGGCCGCGCCCTGATCGCTGTTCGCGACAACGACCGCGCCGCTGCCGCGATGGGCATTCACCCCGGTACGGCGAAACTCACGGCCTTTTTGCTGGGCAGCTTCTACGCGGGCATCGCGGGCGGGCTCTTCGCCTACTTTCAAAAGGCCGTTGTGATCGAGGACTACGGGCTGCACGTCAGCGTGCAACTGCTGGCGATGGCGATCGTGGGCGGGCTGGGCAGCCTGCCGGGTTCCTTCCTGGGGCCGCTCTTCATCGTGGCGCTCGACCGCAGCATGGAGGCCCTCAGCGGGTGGCTGGGTGCCCAAAACCTCTTCCCGGAAGGGGTGGACGTGGCGACCGCGCTGCGGCCCCTCGCCTTTGGCCTCACCATCATGCTCTTCCTGATGTTCGAGCCGCGCGGCCTGGCCAACTGGTGGCGGCTCACGCGGCTGTACTTCAAGAGGTGGCCGTACAAATTCTAG
- a CDS encoding branched-chain amino acid ABC transporter permease: MDLLPQLLLAGMVIGSIYALAALGFVLIYKSSRVINFAHGQIIATGAFLAFALTQRGVNFWLAGLIAMLATFLLGLLIERVFLRRMVGEPIIAVIMVTIGLSSVIDGLIHLTPYGAGSFSFQTPAVLSGAGLEVFGTPLSRTQIAGVLAALGLLGALTYFFNRSTLGITMRAVADDQLAAMSVGTSVERVFALAWAAAGLTAAAAGVILGLLSGLTLGGLAGIGLKVFPVVILGGLDSVIGAIVGGMLIGILENLSAGYLDAIVPGGGTRDVFPFIVLIAVLLLRPYGLFGTKEIERV; encoded by the coding sequence GTGGACCTTCTTCCGCAACTGCTTCTGGCCGGTATGGTGATCGGTAGCATCTACGCGCTTGCCGCGCTGGGGTTCGTGCTGATCTACAAGTCCAGCCGCGTCATCAACTTCGCGCACGGGCAGATCATCGCCACCGGGGCCTTTCTCGCCTTTGCCCTCACGCAGCGGGGGGTGAACTTCTGGCTGGCGGGACTGATCGCCATGCTGGCCACCTTCCTGCTGGGCCTGCTGATCGAGCGGGTGTTCCTGCGGCGGATGGTGGGGGAACCCATCATCGCGGTCATCATGGTGACCATCGGCCTCAGCAGCGTCATCGACGGCCTGATTCACCTCACGCCCTACGGGGCGGGCAGCTTCAGCTTTCAGACGCCCGCCGTCCTGAGCGGCGCGGGCCTCGAAGTGTTTGGTACGCCGCTTTCACGAACACAGATCGCCGGGGTGCTGGCGGCCCTCGGCCTGCTCGGCGCCTTGACCTACTTCTTCAACCGGTCCACCCTGGGCATCACCATGCGCGCCGTCGCGGATGACCAGCTGGCCGCCATGAGCGTGGGCACCAGCGTCGAGCGCGTCTTTGCCCTCGCGTGGGCCGCTGCGGGCCTCACCGCCGCCGCCGCTGGCGTCATCCTCGGACTGCTGAGCGGCCTGACGCTGGGCGGATTGGCCGGCATCGGCCTCAAAGTCTTCCCAGTGGTGATCCTGGGTGGCCTCGATAGCGTGATCGGCGCGATTGTCGGGGGGATGCTGATCGGCATTCTGGAAAACCTCTCTGCCGGGTACCTGGACGCCATCGTGCCGGGCGGCGGGACCCGTGACGTGTTCCCCTTCATTGTCCTGATCGCCGTGCTGCTGCTCCGGCCCTACGGCCTGTTCGGAACGAAGGAGATCGAGCGTGTGTAA
- a CDS encoding AMP-binding protein, which yields MSLGDVTALTIPQLLARRAALTPKAVALRHKKYGIWNETTYAAYLERVREVAAGLHALGVRRGDKVAIIAENIPAWVFMELGAQALGAISVGVYQSSAPSEVRYVVDYTDAVVVLAEDEEQVDKLLEHRHELPKVRRVIYEDGRGMRKHAGDEWFLSFEELLALGRRDASDVFEREAALGKPDDICHFSLTSGTTGLPKAAMLSHRNLLYMGQALGEVDPLRPGDDYLSFLPLAWIGEQMMTVAVALACGITVNFPESTETAMHDLVEVGPHVMFAPPRVWENIQSQMFLRVQESYSLNRAVYRWLLRWSTDAADASLTGKKPNALTALKRWLAYWGLTRPLLDQLGFLRLRRAYTGGAALGPDVFRFYHGLGVNLKQIYGQTEIVGIAYVHRDGDVRFDTVGKILPGGEVRISEEGEIISRSPAVCHGYYKKPEASAETIRDGWLHSGDAGRLTEDGHLIVIDRLKDVMQNARGERFSPQFIENRLKFSPYIKEAVVLGDGQEDVTALLNVDPLTAGQWAEKRQLAYTTYMDLSRKPEVAELIAREVQAVNERLEPHERVKRFVLLYKQLDADDDELTRTGKIRRGTIHQKYAPIIAALYDGSDSVRVQAEFRYQDGQVQRVETDVPIHRVPGEVAPAAPAVLPRAAVGA from the coding sequence ATGAGCCTGGGTGACGTGACGGCCCTCACCATCCCGCAACTGCTGGCGCGCCGCGCCGCTCTTACGCCGAAGGCCGTCGCGCTGCGCCACAAGAAATACGGCATCTGGAACGAAACGACCTACGCCGCCTACCTGGAGCGGGTGCGCGAGGTGGCCGCCGGATTGCACGCGCTGGGCGTGCGCCGGGGCGACAAGGTCGCCATCATCGCGGAAAACATCCCCGCCTGGGTCTTTATGGAACTGGGCGCGCAGGCGCTGGGGGCGATCAGCGTGGGGGTGTACCAAAGTAGCGCCCCCTCCGAAGTCCGTTACGTCGTGGACTACACCGACGCGGTTGTTGTGCTCGCCGAGGACGAGGAGCAGGTCGACAAGCTCCTCGAACATCGCCACGAGCTTCCCAAGGTCCGCCGGGTGATCTACGAGGATGGGCGCGGCATGCGCAAGCACGCTGGAGACGAGTGGTTCCTCAGCTTTGAGGAGTTGCTCGCGCTGGGCCGCCGGGACGCCTCGGACGTGTTCGAGCGGGAGGCCGCCCTCGGCAAGCCGGACGACATCTGCCACTTCTCGCTGACGAGCGGCACGACCGGTCTGCCCAAGGCCGCGATGCTCAGTCACCGCAACCTCCTCTACATGGGGCAGGCGCTGGGCGAGGTGGACCCCCTCAGACCCGGTGACGACTACCTCTCCTTTCTGCCGCTGGCCTGGATCGGCGAGCAGATGATGACGGTCGCGGTGGCGCTGGCCTGCGGAATCACGGTGAATTTCCCGGAGAGCACCGAGACGGCCATGCATGACCTGGTCGAGGTTGGCCCGCACGTGATGTTCGCGCCGCCGCGGGTATGGGAAAACATCCAGAGCCAGATGTTCCTGCGCGTGCAGGAAAGCTACAGCCTGAACCGCGCCGTATACCGCTGGCTGCTGAGGTGGAGTACCGATGCCGCTGACGCCAGCCTGACCGGCAAGAAACCGAACGCGCTCACCGCCCTGAAGCGCTGGCTGGCGTACTGGGGGCTGACCAGGCCGCTGCTCGATCAGCTGGGCTTTCTGCGTCTGCGCCGAGCCTACACCGGCGGCGCGGCCCTCGGCCCCGATGTGTTCCGCTTCTACCACGGCCTGGGGGTGAACCTGAAGCAAATCTACGGGCAAACCGAGATCGTGGGGATCGCCTACGTGCACCGCGACGGCGACGTGCGCTTTGACACGGTGGGCAAGATTCTTCCCGGCGGCGAGGTCCGCATCAGTGAGGAAGGCGAGATCATCAGCCGCAGCCCCGCCGTGTGCCACGGCTACTACAAGAAACCGGAAGCGAGTGCCGAAACCATCCGGGACGGCTGGTTGCACTCGGGCGATGCGGGCCGCCTGACCGAAGACGGCCACCTGATCGTGATTGATCGCCTCAAGGACGTGATGCAAAACGCTCGGGGCGAACGCTTTAGCCCGCAGTTTATCGAAAACCGCCTGAAGTTCAGCCCCTACATCAAGGAGGCGGTGGTGCTTGGGGACGGTCAGGAGGACGTCACCGCGCTGCTGAATGTGGACCCCCTCACCGCCGGGCAGTGGGCCGAGAAACGCCAGCTTGCCTACACGACGTACATGGACCTCAGCCGCAAACCCGAGGTGGCCGAGCTCATCGCGCGGGAGGTGCAGGCGGTGAATGAGCGCCTAGAACCGCACGAGCGGGTCAAGCGGTTCGTGCTCCTCTACAAGCAGCTGGATGCGGACGACGATGAGCTGACGCGCACCGGCAAGATTCGCCGGGGAACCATCCACCAGAAGTACGCCCCCATCATCGCCGCCCTGTATGACGGCTCAGACAGCGTGCGCGTGCAGGCCGAGTTCCGGTACCAAGACGGGCAGGTGCAGCGGGTCGAGACGGACGTGCCCATTCACCGGGTGCCGGGCGAGGTCGCCCCAGCGGCTCCGGCGGTTCTGCCGCGCGCGGCGGTGGGTGCCTGA
- a CDS encoding ABC transporter ATP-binding protein produces the protein MPQLHVEHVTLTFGGLNALTDVSLTVPEGEIVSIIGPNGAGKTSLLNCISGFYHPTRGRITFGEYDLTHAAPNVVTRYGIARAFQNLELFRGLSVVENLLLARHTHLRYSLLDSLIFYGRASRREAENRAYVERIVDFMELEPYRTHPVGTLSYGIQKRVEVARALTLAPQLLLLDEPMAGMNVEEKEDMVRFILDIQREQGITVVLIEHDLGVVMDISDRVYVLDFGQRIAGGTPAEVSGDPRVIEAYTGVAEPQAVGA, from the coding sequence ATGCCGCAACTGCATGTCGAGCACGTCACGCTCACCTTTGGGGGCCTGAATGCCCTGACGGACGTGAGCCTCACCGTGCCGGAAGGCGAGATCGTCAGCATCATCGGTCCGAACGGGGCGGGCAAAACCAGCCTGCTGAACTGCATCAGTGGCTTCTACCACCCCACGCGGGGCCGCATCACCTTTGGCGAATACGACCTGACGCACGCCGCGCCCAACGTCGTGACCCGCTACGGCATTGCCCGCGCCTTCCAGAACCTGGAACTCTTCCGGGGCCTCAGCGTCGTCGAGAACCTGCTTCTCGCTCGGCATACGCACCTGCGCTACAGCCTGCTGGACAGCCTGATCTTCTATGGCCGCGCCAGCCGCCGCGAGGCCGAGAACCGCGCCTATGTCGAGCGAATCGTGGACTTCATGGAGCTGGAACCCTACCGCACGCACCCGGTCGGCACCCTCAGCTACGGCATCCAGAAGCGGGTGGAGGTGGCTCGGGCGCTCACCCTCGCGCCGCAGCTTCTGCTGCTCGATGAGCCGATGGCGGGCATGAACGTCGAGGAGAAAGAAGACATGGTGCGCTTTATCCTCGATATCCAGCGTGAGCAGGGAATCACGGTGGTGCTGATCGAACACGACCTGGGGGTCGTGATGGACATCAGTGACCGGGTGTACGTCCTCGACTTCGGGCAGCGCATCGCGGGCGGCACTCCCGCCGAGGTCAGCGGCGATCCGCGGGTGATCGAGGCGTATACGGGCGTAGCGGAGCCGCAGGCGGTGGGCGCATGA
- a CDS encoding RNA-guided endonuclease TnpB family protein, which yields MHRAETVILKIAAPTTRKRDWLTSTAQAFRDGVGMVLRVAESEKTSSRARLHNACYAAIREKAGLPSDYARMVVNAGVALARSYWGLRKGKRKAGFPKVGKSQGIGLGVNAYAVLKRGERFFLRASTGKRGESMWLPLAVPVHLASKLQFVHGDAKLFQRGQDWFVMLPLRLPHTPAVRDGEPTVLGVDLGIVRLATVVTPDGCKIWNGLPVRHRREHFASLRRRYQRHRRTDRIKAQGGKERRWMHDLNHKLSRELVDLARFYPNAVIALEQLDGIRDRVRGSKRFNRMMSSWTFRDLVDKVRYKAEAAGVGVVFVDPRQTSQTCHRCGHATRSNRTSQAEFRCVSCGFRGNADINAATNIAAAGLRAVQQGPLDTARPAEGQELPQSEALDGVKECGLLHSDPNLASP from the coding sequence ATGCACAGGGCGGAAACGGTCATTCTGAAGATCGCCGCCCCGACCACACGCAAACGCGACTGGCTGACCAGCACCGCGCAGGCGTTCCGGGACGGGGTGGGCATGGTCTTGAGGGTGGCCGAATCCGAGAAGACCAGCAGCCGCGCCAGGCTCCACAACGCCTGCTACGCCGCCATTCGGGAAAAGGCTGGCCTGCCCAGCGACTACGCCCGCATGGTGGTCAACGCGGGTGTGGCGCTCGCACGCTCCTACTGGGGTCTGCGGAAGGGCAAGCGCAAGGCCGGCTTCCCGAAGGTGGGGAAGTCGCAGGGCATCGGTCTGGGCGTCAACGCCTACGCCGTCCTGAAGCGCGGCGAGCGCTTCTTTCTGCGGGCTTCCACCGGGAAGCGAGGCGAGTCCATGTGGTTGCCCCTGGCTGTTCCTGTGCATCTGGCCTCCAAACTCCAGTTCGTTCATGGCGACGCCAAACTGTTCCAGCGCGGGCAGGATTGGTTCGTCATGCTGCCCTTGCGGCTTCCCCACACGCCAGCCGTCCGTGACGGTGAACCTACGGTTCTGGGCGTGGATTTGGGCATTGTCCGGCTGGCAACGGTGGTGACACCGGACGGCTGCAAAATCTGGAATGGCCTGCCTGTCCGCCATCGCCGTGAACACTTTGCTTCCCTGCGGCGTCGTTACCAGCGCCACCGCCGCACCGACCGCATCAAGGCTCAGGGTGGGAAGGAACGCCGCTGGATGCACGACCTGAACCACAAGCTCAGTCGTGAACTGGTGGACCTGGCCCGCTTCTACCCGAACGCCGTGATTGCCCTCGAGCAACTGGATGGGATTCGGGACCGGGTACGGGGCAGCAAGAGGTTCAACCGGATGATGAGCAGCTGGACGTTCCGTGACCTTGTGGACAAGGTGCGCTACAAGGCGGAGGCGGCTGGAGTGGGTGTGGTGTTCGTTGACCCGCGCCAGACCTCTCAGACCTGCCACCGTTGCGGGCACGCGACACGGAGCAACCGGACGTCTCAGGCTGAGTTTCGATGTGTGAGCTGTGGGTTCCGTGGAAATGCGGACATCAATGCAGCCACGAACATCGCTGCTGCCGGGCTGCGTGCCGTGCAGCAGGGGCCGCTTGACACGGCCCGGCCCGCTGAGGGCCAGGAGCTTCCCCAGTCGGAGGCTCTGGATGGGGTAAAGGAATGTGGCTTGCTGCATTCAGACCCTAACCTCGCAAGCCCCTAG